A stretch of Candidatus Vicinibacter affinis DNA encodes these proteins:
- a CDS encoding polysaccharide biosynthesis C-terminal domain-containing protein → MSIIASLAKETMIYGLSYSLGRVINFLLVTSYLTYRVFTGEDGYFAIYQDLYFYIGLLLGVLTLRMETTYFRYVSEDKYAAAIYPLATQAVFWISFFFAAGIIVGEKHILNFLNYEGDFSGHLYIALGILICDVLSSLPFAKLRYEKRPRRYAWIKLSGLLLNIVLVIFFFECLPLFYPSFIDLISTSSQKLYMVLLANLIASLLSLLLLQKEIRTGLQSVNWQFLRPVLKYSWPLILVTLSYTIIQNGYTSFLKYILPGESLDNLKMSDSLVAATRLAVIMNLFVTAFNYGVEPFFFRYAGKKNSGEAYASISLFFIICAGAIYIFTCLNLGLFANLLGPSYRNALNLVPILLMGNIFAGMYTNMSVWYKLSDRTGTAAMISMLGMILNSILFIILIPRYGINASAWITFTVYVFISALSYLQGQRNMPIPYHLGRMFAYLIFSVLAVYLTNIIFSSLGLSNITRMITSIGILMMYTYWVYHKEVLSHRFQIIDHNSIL, encoded by the coding sequence GTGTCCATAATTGCATCTTTAGCTAAAGAAACCATGATATATGGTTTGAGCTACTCTTTGGGTAGGGTAATTAATTTTCTGTTGGTAACCTCTTATTTAACTTATAGGGTATTTACTGGGGAAGATGGATATTTTGCTATATATCAGGATTTATATTTTTATATAGGCTTGCTACTCGGAGTTTTGACCCTCAGAATGGAGACTACTTATTTTAGGTATGTCTCTGAAGATAAATATGCTGCCGCGATATATCCTCTTGCAACTCAAGCTGTGTTTTGGATTTCGTTTTTTTTTGCTGCAGGAATAATTGTTGGGGAAAAACACATACTTAATTTTCTAAACTATGAAGGAGATTTTAGTGGACATCTTTACATTGCGCTTGGCATATTAATTTGCGATGTTTTAAGTTCGCTGCCTTTTGCAAAATTGAGGTATGAAAAGAGGCCCAGAAGGTATGCATGGATTAAGTTGTCTGGTTTATTGTTAAACATTGTGTTGGTGATATTTTTTTTTGAATGCCTGCCACTTTTTTACCCATCCTTTATAGATTTAATTTCTACCAGTTCCCAGAAATTATACATGGTACTCCTAGCTAATCTTATAGCTAGTTTATTAAGTTTGTTGCTTCTTCAGAAGGAAATTAGGACTGGACTTCAATCAGTGAATTGGCAATTTTTAAGACCAGTTTTGAAGTATTCCTGGCCTTTGATATTGGTTACCTTGAGTTACACCATTATCCAAAATGGGTATACCAGTTTTTTAAAATACATTCTTCCAGGTGAATCATTAGATAACCTAAAAATGAGCGACTCTTTAGTTGCTGCTACAAGACTGGCTGTCATAATGAATCTTTTTGTTACGGCCTTCAACTATGGGGTAGAACCCTTCTTTTTTCGATATGCAGGAAAAAAGAATTCCGGGGAGGCCTATGCATCGATATCATTATTTTTTATTATTTGTGCAGGAGCCATATACATTTTTACTTGTTTGAATCTGGGACTGTTTGCAAATTTGTTAGGTCCCTCCTACAGGAATGCTCTTAACCTTGTGCCAATATTACTGATGGGTAATATTTTTGCCGGTATGTATACGAATATGTCCGTATGGTATAAATTGTCAGACAGGACAGGAACTGCTGCAATGATAAGTATGCTGGGTATGATTTTAAATTCAATACTTTTTATTATTCTCATTCCTCGGTATGGTATCAACGCATCTGCATGGATTACCTTTACGGTATATGTTTTTATTTCAGCATTGTCCTATCTTCAAGGGCAAAGAAATATGCCCATTCCATATCATTTGGGAAGAATGTTTGCTTATTTGATATTTAGCGTTTTGGCAGTTTATCTCACTAATATCATTTTCAGTTCATTAGGACTTTCAAATATTACCAGAATGATTACTTCTATTGGAATTTTGATGATGTACACCTATTGGGTTTATCATAAGGAGGTTTTGTCCCACCGATTTCAAATTATAGATCATAATTCTATTTTATAG
- a CDS encoding M36 family metallopeptidase, producing the protein MLIDSGLDEKTIYNQNQPALMNGNCTFKLRSVKNTKFLLVFTLLFTNFYYLFAQSPQEKVTSYLKNTSAYYGLKSGDMSDFEITSHHVSSVSGIQHIYFTQRYAGISIFTTESSAHFQNTGSLFTANNLFISDLKESIQGDGTPDLTPVQAIEKVSAELGYQQLGNLFVMQYLGGKEQKSIIARGQISIEDIPVKLKYFPFRTRSTVSNSTVKDNIVLAWEMYIYEPNQLNYWHILADATTGKILFKNNLVVNCGFGDAHHSEHCNIELHEEKSNKYSVPAFPTPAMVGGYRVYAMPIESPGHGGRTLVLNPDNALASPFGWHDTNGAAGPEFTITRGNNTHSYEDGNNPGFSPDGGGGLTFDYPINTVYTMGVDESEPAAITNLFYWTNIIHDVIYQYGFTEAAGNFQVNNYGRGGTGNDDVMAEAQDGSGTCNANFATPIEGNRPRMQMYVCGNRDGDLDNAVIIHEYGHGISIRLTGGPFNSSCLNNQEQPGEGWSDWYGLMLTMRTGDAGPNSRGIGTWLFGQPPTGPGIRQYPYSTNLAVNPHTYDNIKTAAVPHGVGSVWCAMLWEVTWDLIAQYGFDPNFYTGNGGNNRALKLVTEALKLQPCSPGFVDARNAILKADTVLYNAQNACLIWKAFAKRGLGYSALQASSGSRSDGTQAFDIPPACMAQAPQTVCFDFTGGMQTWIVPAGVTSVTIEANGAEGATAPSSINVCGGSPDRGGRGGLATGTLAVTPGETLNIFVGQKGFNGPGNAFNGGGSGCNDPSTCSGGGGASDVRKGGSGLANRVIVAGGGGGAEFSCGNQGGGAGGGLVGSNGLGGDCSVGDATGGTQSAGGIGGIGANCGWPNGGGQNGTLGQGGNSSLVAGSSLHSGAGGGGYYGGGAGSVDAHGGGGSSYIGGVTGGNTTPGVNLGNGRVCITFGATNGTGPSITCPANVTVGCAIDIPAVNIGAPRVSNGTCQGTLVVTHRKDSITDQTCPNRYNVHRIYRVTDPCGNFAECIQLIVVNDVTAPSVVCPAPVNVQCASAVPPVNTSSVITADHCGNVGLVVTHVGDVITNRTCVNRFTITRTYRSTDACGNSGTCTQIITVFDNTVPLVVCRNITVLLDETGNAVITPSQITQSISDNCTPTSSLVVTASRTAFTCANIGPNNVTLSTTDECGNVGTCLAVVTVADNLPPMIMGCPTKSPVTINLGPGECEASWDAPPFMAMDNCPAGAYFGNRNTTTVCLPPASYWSITGGAASWGVMFDLVNTSGSLLNLQLLGERAFANVPHNIYYTRNPGGHAPVVATPNAWTLCATRTPQFGAQFTTRIDSFGLLTGSRTDTLKRCAPIQTETTVLGCLTMAPGETRGIYIHAPGTGGTNASLFSGCAARPMGDANINTPINGATYTGGQFAAPFINSSFGFGGANWMGVIGYNLANSNRVPLVQTCGAPYGPGCFFPIGCTKLCYRATDASGNVATCEFEVCVNKYANPTRALACNDDIQISLDDSCKATIYPDMVLEGGPYSCYDDYIVEVRDWKGGPLIDREPNRRGVQINGNDIGRELKITIIDPVTGNSCWGHGRVEDKLAPKISCPLTNDVSCGTNTNPGGPLGLPTVEENCGGYSLTYRDLTTYGSCGAGFSSIIQRTWIAIDGSGNRSECIQSIRIRLGDLFEVTVPSNYDNLDQPALECDEKIDRNKNVTPHMADFPECVDGYILDSAFWLANPNAPDQYPNRRLPRVLGWNCIDDVNDPHFGHPSPDPVYYPQHRQWSPNNPLCWGPDRHIMWVGTGRPGGAECSNLTVTYKDIVFDLATPGCDAGPIGCYKVLRQWTVMDWCTSQLGGHNQIIKVIDDEGPQVLYPDSARVNMESWTCTGRWEVPAPWILDNCSNEVHYTVEVDNGSVLGDETAGFVVLDMPEGIYNGYIVATDCCGNITKKRIVLNVIDRVPPQAVCRTATVVSLSGNQSPLTNYARLHAEDLDEGSFDNCQPHVYFKVIRMAELLGTNNGSNSNNVVACQGRNGDDNSILAGNQIYFDDYTDFCCADVGTKVMVVLRVFDVDPGAGPVTPIRMTSTSSVLNGRFSDCMVEVEVQNKAVPTVIAPPNIVVSCWFWFDVTKLTNPNDATFGKVVTSLTDRRKVVTKDLVCYKFCERNDYTGYPGYVQTNAQPKPAPNQACEYYYQYFDTAHWDRKYELTWGFDGYVLSPCGSTPTITVNDLRECGQGVIQRIISTTGPNNINVTAIQTIWVVDCDPFYIDDVACNDPRYTDLLWPNGVCTQTPVTLDGCGADISPDNPQLGRPQVINNADDNCALLSIEYFDEQFNIEPDACFKVLRRWVVIDWCQYDPFIDPDHGRWEALQVIKVRDQNRPVVSCSVGPCEPAKIDSKLGVCVGHISLTASATDNCTPVDWLFWEYKIDAFNDGKGVHGGYDFRVGTLTSKQYAAGDTVEFSHNPFADDSHNPFNASGTYPIGIHKIKWFVEDGCGNVGVCESLFEIKDCKAPTPYCLTGVITVPMPSSGCVDIWAKDLDKGSYDNCTSQGDLKFYFDEDPTKPSLTICCQDFVDKKLNDEIIFEVELWVEDEEGNKDYCKTIIVVQDNQNICPNVGSAKGKITGNIKTETGVETRPVEVSLFHNGSMMRQMMGSPYSFSDLIMDENYTVKPEREDEPSNGVTTQDIVKIQKHILGLSEITDPYKLLAADVNASKTITASDMAELRKLILGINSEFKNVKSWTFVPAGYVFADPKSPWDAPRSADLMLDQSKVIDFISVKMGDVTGDSRANGAQSSQSRTSGRLSFEIKDQEVIAGESYRVSFKSSDFRNISGYQFTLKFDENSLMYEGIESGVLKTTEANFGTKRISEGMLTTSWNADKGISYGKEEELFVVNFRATRNGKLSNLLTINSNLTSAQAYDEKDNVLEPVMFVRTDKGIVESGVFELYQNEPNPFSKETVVSYRLPESGAVKLTVYDVTGKVLRVYEMKGQKGLNHQQISKGDLNATGVLYYQLDAADHTATRKMISVE; encoded by the coding sequence GTGTTGATTGACAGTGGGTTAGATGAAAAGACGATTTATAACCAAAACCAACCTGCTCTCATGAACGGCAATTGTACCTTTAAATTAAGGTCAGTAAAGAACACAAAGTTTTTACTGGTTTTCACGTTACTGTTTACCAATTTTTATTATTTATTTGCTCAGTCACCTCAGGAGAAGGTTACAAGCTATTTAAAGAATACTTCAGCCTATTATGGTTTGAAAAGTGGAGACATGAGTGATTTCGAAATTACTTCGCACCATGTAAGCTCCGTTTCTGGTATTCAACATATCTACTTTACTCAGCGATATGCTGGAATAAGTATTTTTACGACGGAGAGCTCTGCACATTTTCAAAATACAGGAAGTTTATTTACGGCTAATAATCTGTTCATTTCAGATTTAAAGGAATCTATCCAGGGAGATGGCACTCCTGATTTAACCCCTGTCCAAGCTATAGAAAAAGTTTCGGCTGAGCTAGGTTACCAGCAACTTGGTAATCTTTTCGTGATGCAATATCTGGGGGGAAAAGAACAAAAATCCATAATTGCAAGAGGTCAAATTTCAATTGAGGACATTCCAGTCAAATTGAAGTACTTTCCTTTCAGAACCAGAAGCACCGTTTCAAATTCAACTGTAAAGGATAACATAGTTCTTGCTTGGGAAATGTACATCTATGAGCCAAACCAATTGAACTATTGGCATATATTGGCAGATGCCACCACCGGGAAAATTTTATTTAAAAATAATTTGGTGGTGAATTGCGGATTCGGTGATGCACATCATTCGGAACATTGCAATATTGAATTACACGAAGAGAAAAGCAATAAATATTCAGTCCCAGCTTTTCCTACCCCTGCTATGGTAGGTGGTTACAGGGTATATGCCATGCCAATTGAATCTCCGGGTCATGGTGGCAGAACCCTGGTACTGAACCCAGACAACGCTTTAGCGTCACCCTTTGGATGGCATGACACGAATGGCGCAGCCGGACCAGAGTTTACAATTACAAGAGGAAATAACACCCATTCCTACGAGGATGGAAACAATCCAGGTTTTAGTCCGGATGGTGGTGGTGGTTTGACTTTTGACTATCCCATAAATACAGTTTATACTATGGGGGTTGATGAATCAGAACCTGCTGCCATCACAAATTTGTTTTATTGGACAAACATTATTCATGATGTAATTTACCAATATGGTTTTACCGAAGCAGCTGGAAATTTTCAGGTAAATAATTATGGAAGAGGGGGAACAGGGAATGACGACGTAATGGCTGAAGCCCAAGATGGCTCTGGTACTTGTAATGCAAATTTTGCCACTCCTATAGAAGGTAACAGACCCAGGATGCAAATGTATGTATGTGGAAATCGTGATGGTGACCTTGACAATGCAGTTATTATTCATGAATATGGTCATGGGATATCCATCAGATTAACAGGTGGTCCTTTTAACTCAAGTTGTTTGAACAATCAAGAACAACCTGGAGAAGGATGGAGTGATTGGTACGGATTAATGTTGACTATGAGAACCGGAGATGCCGGTCCTAATTCAAGAGGAATTGGAACATGGTTGTTTGGACAACCTCCCACCGGTCCTGGTATTAGACAATACCCATACAGTACAAACTTGGCTGTAAATCCTCATACTTATGATAATATCAAGACCGCTGCGGTACCACATGGAGTTGGCTCAGTCTGGTGTGCCATGCTTTGGGAAGTTACCTGGGATTTAATCGCCCAATATGGTTTTGACCCTAATTTTTATACCGGAAACGGTGGTAATAATCGCGCGTTAAAGTTGGTGACAGAAGCATTGAAGTTACAACCATGTTCTCCTGGTTTTGTCGATGCAAGAAATGCAATACTCAAAGCTGACACAGTTCTTTATAATGCCCAGAATGCATGCTTGATTTGGAAAGCTTTTGCAAAAAGAGGATTGGGATACAGTGCACTTCAGGCAAGTTCTGGCAGCAGGTCTGATGGAACTCAGGCTTTTGATATTCCGCCTGCCTGTATGGCTCAAGCACCACAGACTGTGTGTTTTGACTTTACTGGCGGAATGCAGACTTGGATAGTTCCTGCAGGGGTCACATCTGTTACAATAGAGGCAAATGGTGCTGAGGGTGCAACTGCACCGTCAAGTATAAATGTTTGTGGAGGATCTCCAGACAGAGGAGGAAGAGGAGGACTTGCTACAGGAACATTGGCTGTGACACCTGGAGAAACTTTAAATATTTTTGTTGGCCAAAAGGGATTTAATGGTCCTGGAAATGCCTTTAATGGTGGTGGATCCGGATGCAACGACCCCAGTACTTGTAGTGGTGGAGGTGGAGCTTCTGACGTAAGAAAAGGAGGTTCAGGACTTGCAAACAGAGTTATTGTTGCAGGTGGTGGAGGTGGAGCTGAGTTTTCTTGTGGAAATCAAGGAGGAGGAGCAGGAGGCGGACTTGTTGGTTCCAATGGACTCGGTGGTGATTGTTCAGTTGGTGATGCAACTGGGGGTACACAATCTGCAGGTGGAATTGGCGGCATTGGAGCTAATTGTGGTTGGCCAAACGGAGGAGGTCAAAATGGAACCCTCGGTCAAGGTGGTAATTCTAGTTTAGTTGCAGGTAGTTCATTGCATTCGGGAGCTGGGGGCGGAGGATATTATGGAGGAGGAGCAGGTTCTGTTGATGCACATGGTGGAGGAGGGTCTTCTTATATTGGTGGAGTAACCGGTGGTAATACTACTCCGGGGGTAAATTTAGGTAATGGTCGCGTATGTATCACTTTCGGAGCGACCAATGGAACTGGTCCATCAATTACTTGCCCAGCCAATGTTACAGTGGGATGTGCAATTGATATACCTGCTGTAAATATTGGAGCCCCAAGAGTTTCTAATGGAACTTGTCAAGGGACTTTGGTTGTGACACACAGAAAAGATTCAATAACAGATCAAACCTGTCCGAACAGATATAATGTACACAGAATTTATAGAGTGACAGACCCGTGCGGGAATTTTGCAGAGTGCATCCAACTTATTGTGGTGAATGATGTAACTGCTCCATCTGTTGTTTGTCCTGCGCCGGTTAATGTTCAGTGTGCAAGTGCTGTGCCACCTGTAAACACAAGTAGTGTAATCACCGCTGATCATTGTGGAAATGTTGGGCTTGTTGTTACCCATGTAGGGGATGTAATTACCAACCGAACCTGTGTTAACAGATTTACTATAACAAGGACATACAGATCAACTGATGCATGTGGTAATTCTGGAACCTGTACTCAAATCATAACTGTATTTGATAATACAGTTCCTTTAGTCGTGTGCAGAAATATTACCGTCCTTTTGGATGAGACAGGCAATGCAGTAATAACTCCTTCACAGATTACTCAAAGCATATCGGATAATTGTACTCCAACGAGTTCACTTGTTGTAACTGCAAGTAGGACAGCATTTACTTGCGCCAACATTGGACCTAATAATGTGACCTTATCAACCACTGATGAGTGTGGAAATGTTGGCACCTGCTTGGCAGTAGTTACGGTGGCAGATAATTTACCTCCAATGATTATGGGTTGTCCTACGAAATCACCTGTTACCATCAACCTTGGTCCAGGGGAGTGTGAAGCCAGTTGGGATGCACCGCCATTTATGGCTATGGACAACTGTCCTGCAGGCGCATACTTTGGCAACCGAAATACGACTACTGTATGTTTACCACCGGCATCTTACTGGTCTATTACCGGAGGAGCTGCCAGTTGGGGAGTGATGTTTGACTTAGTAAACACCTCAGGAAGTTTATTGAATTTACAATTGTTGGGTGAGCGAGCTTTTGCGAACGTACCCCACAACATATATTATACTAGGAATCCTGGTGGGCATGCGCCGGTAGTGGCTACGCCGAATGCGTGGACGCTGTGTGCGACACGTACACCACAGTTTGGAGCGCAGTTTACCACCAGGATAGACAGTTTTGGATTATTGACTGGATCAAGAACAGATACGCTGAAACGTTGTGCACCGATTCAAACGGAGACTACGGTCTTAGGCTGCTTGACGATGGCACCAGGAGAAACCAGAGGAATCTATATCCATGCACCGGGCACAGGCGGCACAAACGCATCTTTGTTCAGTGGCTGTGCGGCTAGGCCAATGGGAGATGCAAACATCAATACACCTATAAACGGAGCGACGTATACTGGAGGACAGTTTGCAGCGCCATTTATCAACAGCTCATTTGGATTTGGAGGAGCCAACTGGATGGGTGTTATTGGATACAATTTGGCGAATTCAAATCGGGTGCCATTGGTACAGACCTGTGGAGCGCCATATGGACCGGGATGTTTTTTCCCTATAGGTTGTACGAAACTATGTTACCGAGCGACAGATGCATCGGGTAATGTAGCAACATGTGAATTTGAGGTATGTGTGAATAAATACGCAAATCCAACCAGAGCATTGGCATGTAATGATGACATCCAGATCAGTCTGGACGATAGCTGCAAAGCTACAATCTACCCTGATATGGTATTGGAAGGAGGTCCATATTCATGTTATGACGATTATATAGTAGAGGTAAGAGACTGGAAGGGAGGACCACTGATTGACCGTGAGCCTAACAGACGCGGGGTACAAATCAATGGAAATGACATAGGAAGAGAGTTAAAAATAACGATCATAGATCCAGTTACCGGCAACAGCTGTTGGGGCCATGGAAGAGTAGAAGATAAACTCGCTCCGAAGATTTCTTGTCCGCTTACCAATGATGTATCATGTGGAACAAATACTAATCCTGGGGGACCACTTGGATTACCAACTGTCGAAGAAAATTGTGGTGGATATAGTTTGACATACAGGGATTTGACAACTTACGGTAGTTGCGGTGCTGGATTCTCAAGCATCATTCAGCGTACCTGGATTGCAATTGATGGTTCAGGAAACAGATCAGAATGCATTCAAAGTATCCGGATTAGACTCGGAGATTTATTTGAAGTAACAGTTCCATCGAACTATGACAATTTGGATCAGCCTGCGTTGGAATGTGATGAGAAGATAGACAGGAATAAGAATGTAACCCCACACATGGCGGATTTCCCTGAGTGCGTGGATGGCTATATATTAGACTCTGCGTTCTGGTTAGCCAATCCTAATGCACCTGACCAATATCCAAACAGGAGGTTGCCGAGAGTGTTGGGCTGGAATTGTATAGACGATGTGAATGATCCACACTTTGGACATCCAAGTCCTGATCCGGTGTATTATCCACAACACAGACAATGGTCACCGAACAATCCATTGTGCTGGGGTCCTGACCGCCACATCATGTGGGTAGGAACGGGAAGACCTGGAGGAGCGGAGTGTTCAAACCTTACGGTAACATACAAGGACATCGTATTTGACCTGGCGACGCCGGGATGTGATGCAGGTCCGATCGGTTGCTACAAAGTATTGAGACAGTGGACAGTGATGGATTGGTGTACAAGCCAGTTGGGTGGTCATAATCAAATCATCAAGGTGATAGACGATGAAGGTCCACAGGTGTTGTATCCGGATAGTGCACGAGTGAACATGGAGAGCTGGACATGTACGGGAAGATGGGAGGTGCCTGCGCCATGGATATTGGACAATTGTTCAAATGAAGTACACTACACAGTGGAAGTGGACAATGGATCGGTATTAGGAGATGAGACAGCAGGATTTGTGGTATTGGATATGCCTGAGGGAATATACAATGGCTATATAGTAGCGACGGATTGCTGTGGCAACATTACGAAGAAGCGAATAGTATTGAATGTAATAGACCGAGTACCACCGCAGGCAGTATGTAGAACAGCTACAGTAGTGAGTCTGAGTGGAAATCAGAGTCCATTGACGAATTATGCGAGATTGCATGCAGAGGATCTGGATGAAGGAAGTTTTGACAATTGTCAGCCGCATGTTTACTTCAAGGTGATCAGAATGGCAGAATTACTGGGAACGAATAATGGAAGTAATTCAAACAATGTGGTAGCATGTCAGGGACGCAATGGAGATGACAACAGCATATTGGCAGGAAACCAGATCTATTTTGATGATTATACAGATTTCTGCTGTGCGGATGTAGGTACGAAGGTGATGGTCGTGTTGCGAGTGTTTGATGTAGATCCGGGAGCAGGACCTGTGACGCCGATCCGAATGACGAGTACCAGCAGTGTGTTGAACGGAAGGTTCAGCGACTGTATGGTAGAAGTAGAAGTACAAAACAAGGCAGTGCCTACGGTAATCGCACCACCGAACATCGTGGTGAGCTGTTGGTTCTGGTTTGATGTAACGAAGTTGACGAATCCGAATGATGCGACCTTTGGTAAAGTAGTAACGAGCTTAACAGACAGAAGGAAAGTGGTGACCAAGGATTTGGTATGCTACAAATTCTGTGAGCGCAATGATTATACAGGTTACCCTGGATATGTACAGACGAATGCACAACCGAAACCTGCACCGAACCAGGCGTGTGAATACTATTATCAGTATTTTGATACGGCGCATTGGGACAGGAAGTATGAGTTGACCTGGGGCTTTGATGGATATGTATTGAGTCCATGTGGATCGACCCCTACGATTACGGTCAATGACCTGAGAGAATGTGGTCAGGGTGTGATCCAAAGGATCATCTCTACGACGGGACCTAACAACATCAATGTAACGGCGATACAGACAATCTGGGTAGTAGACTGCGATCCATTTTATATAGATGATGTGGCTTGCAACGATCCAAGATATACGGATTTATTGTGGCCAAACGGAGTATGTACGCAGACGCCGGTGACGTTGGATGGCTGTGGAGCAGATATTTCACCAGACAATCCACAATTGGGCAGACCACAGGTGATCAATAATGCAGATGACAACTGTGCGTTGTTGTCGATAGAATATTTTGATGAGCAGTTTAACATAGAGCCAGATGCATGCTTCAAGGTGTTGCGTAGATGGGTAGTGATCGACTGGTGTCAGTACGATCCATTCATCGATCCTGATCATGGAAGATGGGAGGCCTTACAGGTGATCAAAGTAAGGGATCAAAACCGTCCGGTGGTGAGTTGCAGTGTGGGTCCATGTGAGCCTGCGAAAATCGACAGTAAGTTAGGCGTGTGTGTGGGACATATAAGTTTGACGGCGAGTGCTACAGATAATTGCACACCGGTGGACTGGTTGTTCTGGGAGTATAAGATAGATGCATTCAATGATGGCAAGGGAGTACATGGAGGCTATGACTTCCGGGTAGGCACCTTGACCAGCAAACAATATGCAGCAGGAGATACGGTAGAATTCAGCCACAATCCATTTGCAGATGACAGTCACAATCCATTCAACGCGAGTGGTACGTACCCGATAGGAATCCACAAGATCAAGTGGTTTGTAGAGGATGGTTGTGGCAATGTGGGAGTATGTGAGAGTTTGTTTGAGATCAAGGATTGCAAAGCACCGACACCATATTGTTTGACCGGCGTGATTACTGTGCCAATGCCAAGCAGCGGCTGTGTGGATATCTGGGCTAAGGATTTGGATAAGGGAAGTTATGACAACTGTACAAGCCAGGGAGATCTTAAATTTTATTTCGATGAAGATCCGACCAAACCATCACTTACGATTTGTTGTCAGGATTTTGTGGACAAGAAGTTAAACGATGAAATAATCTTTGAAGTAGAACTTTGGGTTGAAGACGAAGAAGGAAATAAAGATTACTGTAAGACCATCATCGTTGTTCAGGACAACCAAAATATCTGCCCTAATGTAGGATCAGCTAAAGGTAAAATCACTGGTAACATTAAAACTGAGACTGGAGTTGAAACCAGACCAGTTGAAGTTAGTTTGTTCCACAATGGATCAATGATGAGGCAGATGATGGGTAGTCCATACAGCTTTAGTGATTTAATAATGGACGAAAACTATACGGTTAAACCAGAACGTGAAGATGAACCATCCAATGGAGTTACAACTCAGGACATCGTAAAAATCCAGAAACACATATTAGGACTTTCAGAGATTACAGATCCATATAAGTTGCTTGCGGCAGATGTGAATGCCAGCAAAACAATCACTGCATCGGATATGGCAGAATTGAGAAAGTTGATCTTGGGAATCAACAGTGAGTTCAAGAATGTGAAGAGCTGGACGTTTGTACCTGCAGGTTATGTATTTGCGGATCCAAAATCACCATGGGATGCACCAAGAAGTGCTGACTTGATGTTGGATCAAAGTAAGGTAATAGATTTCATATCCGTGAAGATGGGAGATGTAACTGGAGATTCCAGAGCAAACGGAGCCCAGAGCAGTCAGAGCAGGACAAGCGGCAGGTTGAGTTTTGAAATCAAAGACCAAGAAGTGATCGCAGGAGAAAGTTACCGGGTGAGCTTCAAGTCATCAGACTTCAGAAATATTTCCGGATATCAGTTTACGTTGAAGTTTGACGAGAACAGTTTGATGTATGAGGGAATAGAGTCTGGTGTATTGAAGACTACAGAAGCCAACTTTGGAACAAAGAGGATATCAGAAGGAATGTTGACGACCAGCTGGAATGCCGATAAGGGAATAAGTTATGGTAAGGAGGAAGAATTGTTTGTAGTTAACTTCAGAGCAACCAGAAATGGAAAGCTGAGCAATCTACTTACAATTAACAGCAACCTGACGAGTGCGCAGGCCTACGATGAGAAGGACAATGTACTGGAGCCTGTAATGTTTGTGAGGACAGATAAGGGTATCGTAGAGAGCGGAGTATTCGAATTGTATCAAAACGAACCGAACCCATTCAGCAAAGAGACTGTGGTGAGCTATCGATTACCGGAATCAGGTGCTGTGAAATTGACAGTATACGACGTGACAGGGAAAGTGCTTCGGGTGTATGAGATGAAAGGTCAGAAAGGATTGAATCATCAGCAGATCAGTAAAGGAGACTTGAATGCCACCGGAGTATTGTATTATCAACTGGATGCTGCAGATCATACGGCTACCAGAAAGATGATATCTGTAGAGTAA